The following are from one region of the Etheostoma spectabile isolate EspeVRDwgs_2016 chromosome 15, UIUC_Espe_1.0, whole genome shotgun sequence genome:
- the gfap gene encoding glial fibrillary acidic protein, translating into MCASFPIMESQRVQSSYRKRFGPQGSGSTGVRIGSLSSGRFSWHGTPRNLTHSSPMSRISFGSTNTALLLGSPVDRLDFPADSLMKAQYKETRTNEKMEMMGLNDRFASYIEKVRLLEQQNKVLVAELNQLKGKEPSRLGDIYQEELRELRRQVDSLTTGKARQEIEKDNLAADLTMLKQRLQDEIGLRQDAENNLNAYRQDVDEASLNRVQLERKIDALQDEINFLKKTHEEELRELQEQIMAHQVHVDVDVSKPDLTAALRDIRVQYETMATSNMQETEDWYRSKFADLTDAANRNAEALRQAKQDANEYRRQIQVVTCDLEALRGTNESLERQLRELEDRFAMETTGYQDTVSHLEEDIHALKEEMARHLQEYQDLLNVKLALDIEIATYRKLLEGEESRITIPVQSFSNLQFRETSLDTKTPEAHVKRSILVRTVETRDGEIIKESTTEHKDLP; encoded by the exons ATGTGTGCTTCATTCCCCATCATGGAAAGTCAGAGAGTCCAGTCCTCGTACAGGAAGCGCTTTGGGCCTCAGGGCTCTGGCAGCACAGGAGTCAGAATTGGGAGCCTTTCTTCAGGCCGCTTCTCCTGGCATGGCACCCCACGCAACCTCACCCACTCCAGCCCCATGTCCCGGATCTCCTTCGGCTCAACAAACACGGCCCTGCTCCTGGGGAGCCCTGTGGACCGGCTAGACTTCCCAGCTGACTCCCTGATGAAGGCCCAGTACAAGGAGACACGCACCAATGAGAAAATGGAGATGATGGGCCTGAATGACCGTTTTGCCAGCTACATAGAGAAGGTGCGCCTGTTGGAGCAGCAGAACAAGGTGCTGGTGGCGGAGCTGAACCAGCTGAAGGGGAAAGAGCCCAGCCGCCTGGGAGACATCTACCAAGAGGAGCTGAGAGAGCTGCGCAGGCAGGTGGACAGTCTTACTACTGGCAAAGCTCGGCAGGAGATAGAGAAGGACAACCTGGCTGCAGATCTGACCATGCTCAAGCAGAG ATTGCAAGATGAGATTGGCCTCCGACAGGATGCAGAGAACAATCTAAATGCCTATAGACAG GATGTGGATGAGGCGTCTCTCAATCGTGTTCAGCTGGAGAGGAAGATCGATGCCCTGCAAGATGAAATCAACTTTCTAAAGAAGACTCATGAAGAG GAGCTGCGTGAGTTACAGGAGCAGATCATGGCCCACCAGGTGCATGTTGACGTGGATGTATCCAAACCAGACCTGACTGCTGCTCTAAGGGACATCAGGGTCCAGTATGAAACCATGGCCACCTCAAACATGCAGGAGACTGAGGACTGGTACCGATCCAAG TTTGCTGACCTGACAGATGCAGCCAATCGAAATGCAGAAGCCCTGCGTCAGGCCAAACAGGACGCCAATGAATACCGGCGTCAGATCCAAGTGGTGACCTGCGATCTTGAGGCTCTCCGCGGAACA AACGAGTCTCTGGAACGCCAGCTCCGGGAGCTTGAGGACCGCTTCGCCATGGAGACTACAGGTTACCAAGATACAGTGAGCCATCTGGAGGAGGACATCCATGCGCTGAAGGAGGAGATGGCGAGACACCTGCAGGAGTACCAGGACCTTCTCAACGTCAAGCTGGCCCTGGATATCGAGATTGCCACCTACAGGAAGCTgctggagggggaggagagcaG GATAACCATTCCTGTTCAGAGTTTTTCCAACCTGCAGTTTAGAG AAACCAGTCTGGACACTAAAACCCCAGAAGCCCACGTGAAGAGGAGCATCCTGGTTCGAACTGTAGAGACCAGAGATGGGGAG atCATTAAGGAATCAACAACTGAACATAAAGATCTTCCATAA